From a single Methanomassiliicoccales archaeon genomic region:
- the cysK gene encoding cysteine synthase A, with protein MLHNSVTSTIGRTPLVRLNHIVPSSIAEVYVKLEGCNPGGSVKDRVALHMIEKAERAGLLTKKMKVVEPTSGNTGIGLAMVCAAKGYQIVLTMPEDMSVERVKLLRALGAEVILTPAKEGMAGAVAFAKNMCSSGSYCMPNQFENPANPEAHYLNTGPEIYRDLPSIDAFVAGIGTGGTITGVAKYLRERKRVMVVGVEPAGSPVLSGGSPGAHGIQGIGAGFVPKVLDMKLVDRIITVTDEDAIETAKALSTKEGIMAGISSGAALWAGLQMAKELGRGKKVVVLLPDSSERYMSTALFRE; from the coding sequence ATGTTGCACAATAGCGTAACAAGTACCATCGGGCGCACCCCACTGGTGCGCCTCAATCACATCGTACCATCATCGATAGCTGAGGTCTATGTGAAGTTGGAAGGCTGCAATCCTGGAGGTTCGGTCAAGGACCGGGTCGCCCTTCACATGATCGAGAAGGCCGAGAGGGCGGGACTATTGACCAAGAAAATGAAGGTGGTCGAACCCACCTCCGGAAACACCGGCATCGGTCTGGCGATGGTATGCGCCGCCAAAGGCTACCAGATCGTTCTGACCATGCCCGAGGACATGAGCGTGGAGCGCGTCAAGCTGCTCAGGGCCCTGGGGGCGGAAGTGATTCTAACGCCGGCGAAGGAGGGCATGGCCGGGGCGGTGGCCTTCGCCAAGAACATGTGCTCCTCCGGTTCATACTGCATGCCCAATCAGTTCGAGAACCCCGCTAACCCCGAGGCTCATTATCTGAACACCGGTCCGGAGATATACAGGGACCTGCCCTCCATCGATGCCTTCGTGGCCGGAATAGGTACGGGCGGCACCATCACCGGGGTGGCCAAGTACTTGAGGGAGAGGAAGCGGGTAATGGTGGTCGGTGTGGAACCGGCCGGTTCCCCGGTACTGTCCGGGGGAAGCCCGGGAGCTCATGGCATACAAGGCATCGGGGCCGGTTTCGTCCCTAAGGTCCTGGACATGAAGCTGGTGGACCGCATCATCACCGTCACCGACGAGGATGCCATCGAGACCGCCAAGGCGCTCTCCACCAAGGAGGGGATCATGGCCGGCATATCGTCCGGGGCCGCGCTCTGGGCAGGTCTGCAAATGGCCAAGGAACTGGGTCGGGGAAAAAAGGTGGTCGTCCTACTACCAGACTCCTCAGAAAGATATATGAGCACTGCGTTGTTTCGAGAGTGA
- a CDS encoding nitroreductase family protein, whose translation METLDAIKTRKSVRRFQDRPVEREKMNALLEAAVQAPSWTNNQCWRFIVVTEKETIEKLTKANSNFNSWLKDAPVVIVACADPKDSGDWNGLQYFMMDVSLAMHNLVLMATDMGLGTCYLGAYDEMKVKEILGVPDNIRVAAMSPLGYPLDKKTLRDKMKGAILRSSNREPIEKVSHWEKW comes from the coding sequence ATGGAAACTTTGGATGCCATCAAGACCCGGAAGAGCGTGCGGCGATTTCAGGACCGGCCGGTGGAAAGGGAGAAGATGAACGCCTTGCTGGAAGCGGCCGTTCAAGCTCCGTCCTGGACGAACAATCAGTGCTGGCGTTTCATAGTGGTGACGGAGAAGGAGACCATAGAAAAATTGACCAAGGCCAATTCCAACTTCAATTCCTGGCTCAAGGACGCGCCGGTGGTGATCGTGGCCTGCGCCGATCCCAAGGATAGCGGGGATTGGAACGGTCTGCAATATTTCATGATGGACGTTTCCTTGGCCATGCACAACCTGGTGCTGATGGCCACGGACATGGGCCTGGGAACGTGCTACCTGGGCGCCTACGACGAGATGAAGGTCAAGGAGATCCTGGGAGTACCTGACAATATCAGGGTGGCGGCGATGTCCCCTCTGGGATATCCGTTGGACAAGAAGACATTGAGGGACAAGATGAAGGGCGCCATCCTCAGAAGTTCGAACAGGGAACCGATAGAAAAGGTGTCTCACTGGGAAAAATGGTGA
- a CDS encoding uroporphyrinogen decarboxylase family protein, translated as MFTERERIHAALDLQPMDRPAVTGFGIITVEAIMGTGINPATMFQSGKDMANLGKYVHDKLGFEDLNLFLIWTHLEAMGATINYNVPIPYCQKSPLEFGGEYTMPDMDKYLKDPNVIRSLEGFKYARQLAGKDGAVTGVTSWGPLTTAGHLVGTENLMLNIAIEPEEVHRLLKFVAEYDAQAYKLEMEAGINDADVFGPGEPTASGDLVSPDMFAEFSLPYVQKEIKAIRSTGTRVQLHICGDTTEQLYLMAQSGANSLSVEEKVDPFEAMKRVQGKVAMVGSVGPIKPLMMGTEEEVVEATKRYIDAGYRMIQPGCAIPPEVSSKNLIAMTSTVKNYKKN; from the coding sequence ATGTTTACAGAAAGGGAAAGAATACATGCCGCACTCGATCTACAACCGATGGACCGTCCGGCGGTAACTGGATTCGGGATCATTACCGTGGAGGCAATAATGGGAACTGGGATCAACCCAGCTACCATGTTCCAGAGCGGGAAGGACATGGCGAATCTAGGAAAGTACGTACACGACAAGTTGGGGTTCGAAGACCTCAATCTTTTCCTGATATGGACGCACCTAGAGGCCATGGGGGCGACGATCAACTACAACGTGCCAATTCCGTACTGTCAGAAGAGCCCCTTGGAGTTCGGCGGTGAGTACACCATGCCGGACATGGACAAGTACCTGAAAGACCCCAATGTCATCAGGAGTTTGGAAGGTTTCAAGTACGCCCGACAGCTGGCAGGGAAGGACGGAGCCGTCACCGGGGTGACCAGCTGGGGTCCGTTGACCACCGCTGGACACCTTGTGGGTACTGAGAACCTGATGTTGAACATCGCCATCGAACCTGAGGAAGTACACCGTCTCTTGAAGTTCGTAGCCGAATATGACGCGCAGGCTTACAAGCTAGAGATGGAAGCTGGGATCAACGACGCGGATGTTTTCGGTCCTGGCGAACCGACCGCCTCCGGTGATCTAGTTTCCCCAGATATGTTCGCTGAGTTCTCGCTGCCCTATGTGCAAAAGGAGATCAAGGCGATAAGGTCCACTGGGACCAGGGTGCAATTGCACATATGCGGCGATACCACCGAGCAGCTGTACCTCATGGCGCAATCGGGAGCGAACAGCCTTTCCGTAGAGGAGAAGGTCGATCCCTTTGAAGCGATGAAACGCGTGCAGGGCAAGGTGGCCATGGTCGGCAGTGTGGGCCCCATCAAACCGTTGATGATGGGCACCGAGGAGGAAGTAGTGGAGGCGACCAAGCGCTACATTGACGCCGGCTACCGTATGATCCAGCCTGGCTGCGCCATCCCGCCTGAGGTTTCGTCCAAGAACCTCATAGCTATGACCAGCACGGTGAAGAACTACAAGAAGAATTGA
- a CDS encoding ribbon-helix-helix domain-containing protein — MQEESNEHRTSIVDVYHKKKESIIINARVPQGIVAKIDDLVQKELYRSRSEFMVAALRNYLEGIEERENNRPVNIPR; from the coding sequence ATGCAAGAAGAATCGAACGAACACCGGACATCGATAGTAGATGTCTACCACAAGAAAAAGGAATCCATCATCATTAACGCTAGAGTTCCGCAGGGTATAGTCGCCAAGATCGATGATTTGGTTCAAAAGGAACTCTACAGGTCCCGATCGGAATTTATGGTGGCCGCCCTTAGAAACTATCTGGAAGGGATAGAGGAAAGGGAAAATAATCGTCCTGTAAATATACCACGGTGA
- a CDS encoding uroporphyrinogen decarboxylase family protein, whose amino-acid sequence MNIPNRGKERIFSCINGEDPDQIPILAPYSGHFFCAHSHLKTPNLYSSIDKLVENQIALTKMCGFDGIEGIFDFLLLTEACGSKVEMRDYGPLAVTEPIFSSVENFDLLEYPNLTDFDRHNNSMKLLDGIINNAGHDLFVYCTICGPLTLAGELRGLPSLFFDMIVEPGFVDKVVRFSESLIKELVDEILQYEIDGVFIVDPTASGELTNEDQYLRFELRPVSQVISQIKTNHKVSSLHMCGRSTKQFESLISTNVDILNVDTPVKMAALAKKLPGKTVLGNLDPSGSLTHGGKEQILHDCLRCLNEMNGYRYILGTGCGLIPETNFDNLLMLQEARDDFVKYRT is encoded by the coding sequence ATGAACATCCCTAATCGAGGCAAGGAGCGCATATTTTCCTGTATTAACGGAGAGGACCCCGACCAAATTCCGATCCTAGCTCCTTATTCAGGGCATTTCTTTTGTGCCCATTCGCACCTAAAAACCCCAAATCTTTACTCTTCCATCGACAAGCTTGTAGAGAATCAGATTGCATTGACCAAAATGTGTGGGTTCGATGGAATCGAGGGGATCTTCGATTTTCTGTTGCTGACGGAGGCATGTGGTTCCAAGGTAGAGATGCGAGATTACGGACCTTTGGCAGTTACCGAACCGATCTTCTCGAGCGTGGAGAACTTCGATTTGTTAGAATACCCTAATTTGACCGATTTCGATCGTCATAATAATTCCATGAAACTCTTAGACGGCATCATCAATAATGCTGGACATGACCTGTTCGTCTATTGCACGATTTGCGGTCCGTTGACCTTGGCGGGTGAACTGAGAGGGCTGCCCTCACTATTTTTCGACATGATAGTTGAGCCTGGTTTCGTTGATAAGGTAGTCAGGTTCTCAGAAAGTTTGATCAAAGAACTGGTCGATGAGATTCTCCAATATGAGATCGATGGAGTATTCATTGTCGATCCAACCGCCTCAGGCGAATTGACCAACGAGGACCAATACCTGAGGTTTGAACTACGGCCCGTTAGTCAGGTGATCTCGCAAATAAAAACTAACCACAAAGTATCATCGTTGCATATGTGCGGCAGGTCCACAAAACAATTTGAATCGTTAATATCCACTAACGTCGACATACTCAACGTAGACACCCCGGTCAAGATGGCCGCATTGGCCAAGAAACTGCCTGGAAAGACCGTCCTAGGTAATCTTGACCCGTCCGGTTCATTGACCCATGGGGGGAAAGAGCAGATCCTCCATGATTGTCTCAGATGCTTGAATGAAATGAATGGCTACCGCTACATACTGGGCACCGGTTGTGGATTGATACCCGAGACCAATTTTGACAACCTACTTATGCTTCAAGAAGCACGAGATGATTTTGTTAAGTATCGTACCTAA
- a CDS encoding tetratricopeptide repeat protein — protein MAKKKKEVVKENENPNFIEVFHGHLRVNVPLSAYEGSTFRMRPEEAEKLKKLLASRYPWLTVNALTVFIEEAEQAMYERIQSKLGYMDKARNALRAGNNERARRMAERQLRQLPDDPDAWYILGEAQCKLGNTEEGFSAMAKARSLSQK, from the coding sequence GTGGCAAAGAAGAAAAAGGAAGTTGTGAAGGAGAACGAGAATCCCAATTTCATCGAGGTGTTCCACGGGCACCTGCGGGTGAACGTTCCCCTGTCGGCGTACGAGGGAAGCACCTTCCGCATGAGGCCGGAGGAGGCGGAGAAGCTGAAGAAGCTATTGGCATCCCGCTACCCCTGGCTCACCGTGAACGCTCTTACCGTTTTCATCGAAGAGGCCGAGCAGGCCATGTACGAACGGATACAGTCCAAACTGGGCTACATGGACAAGGCCAGGAACGCCCTGCGCGCCGGCAACAACGAGAGGGCCAGGAGGATGGCCGAGAGACAATTGAGACAGTTGCCCGACGATCCGGACGCCTGGTATATTCTAGGGGAGGCGCAATGCAAGCTGGGCAACACCGAAGAAGGTTTTTCCGCCATGGCCAAGGCCAGGTCCTTGTCGCAGAAATGA
- a CDS encoding homocitrate synthase family protein: MESIFKVPGVPDIMYEVALSPYNPKLEVGEVIVYDSTLRDGEQTPGICFSLEQKVAIARKLDEMRVPQIEAGFPAVSEREQASVKAICDQKLDADILVLSRIIKGDIDASIDAGVDMVLLFIATSDIHIQYKFKKDRQFVLDKVVEGVEYAKSRGVGVSLSAEDTTRTDLDFLLQVYRAAEEAGADRIGVTDTLGCASPEAISFLVGKAKETVKIPISLHLHNDYGLALANAIAGVKAGATAITTTVNGIGERCGNVPLEQFVAAMKFIYGKDLGIDCTKLKEVSDLVESFSGLCKPVNQPIVGHNAFSHESGIHVAAVLCCPLTYESIPPELVGNQRHILMGKHTGINYVRKRVDDLGLMATDEQLAEILDKVKVLGEKKGRVNDHEFREIASLIVRSVFTT; this comes from the coding sequence ATGGAAAGCATTTTTAAGGTACCAGGGGTTCCAGACATCATGTACGAAGTGGCCCTCAGCCCCTACAATCCCAAACTGGAGGTGGGGGAGGTCATCGTTTACGATTCTACCTTGCGTGATGGAGAACAGACACCGGGCATATGCTTCAGCCTGGAGCAGAAGGTGGCGATAGCCCGGAAGCTTGATGAGATGCGAGTGCCGCAGATCGAGGCCGGCTTCCCCGCCGTTTCGGAGCGGGAGCAGGCCTCTGTGAAAGCGATCTGCGACCAGAAGCTGGACGCGGACATACTGGTGCTCTCACGCATAATCAAGGGGGACATCGACGCCTCCATCGACGCCGGGGTGGACATGGTGCTTCTGTTCATCGCCACCTCCGACATTCACATTCAATACAAGTTCAAGAAGGACCGGCAGTTCGTCCTGGACAAGGTGGTGGAGGGCGTGGAGTACGCCAAGTCACGCGGCGTGGGCGTGAGCCTAAGCGCCGAAGACACCACCAGAACGGACCTGGACTTCCTTCTCCAGGTATATCGAGCGGCGGAGGAGGCCGGAGCGGACCGCATCGGGGTGACCGACACCCTGGGCTGCGCCTCCCCGGAAGCGATATCATTCCTGGTCGGCAAGGCCAAGGAGACCGTGAAGATCCCCATATCATTGCACCTGCACAACGACTACGGTTTGGCGCTGGCCAACGCCATAGCCGGGGTGAAGGCTGGGGCTACCGCCATAACCACCACGGTCAATGGCATAGGCGAACGCTGCGGCAACGTTCCGCTGGAACAGTTCGTGGCCGCCATGAAGTTCATCTACGGCAAGGACCTGGGCATCGACTGCACCAAGCTGAAGGAGGTCTCCGATCTGGTGGAATCGTTCTCCGGGCTCTGTAAACCGGTCAACCAACCGATCGTCGGTCATAACGCCTTCTCGCATGAGTCGGGGATACATGTCGCCGCCGTTCTATGTTGCCCGCTCACCTACGAGAGCATCCCCCCGGAGCTGGTGGGAAATCAACGCCACATCCTGATGGGCAAGCACACCGGCATCAATTACGTGCGCAAGCGGGTGGACGACCTCGGGCTGATGGCCACGGACGAGCAGCTGGCCGAGATACTTGATAAGGTAAAGGTACTGGGCGAGAAGAAAGGAAGGGTTAACGACCACGAGTTCCGGGAGATCGCCTCCCTGATAGTACGCTCGGTGTTCACAACCTGA
- a CDS encoding dihydroorotate dehydrogenase electron transfer subunit, with translation MSERFMVSQTTVSVVSRTEEAEGVVTLRFDWEAPAAPGQFVMVWIPGVDEVPMSLSYLGERKGITVKNVGEATEALTSMKVGDEFVVRGPYGRGYHVPKGRILVVGGGTGMASLLPAMERVATDQVDTAIGARNVKELLFEERASRTSSLVRVSTDDGTKGFDGNAVQLAKVMMEERNYDMVLACGPEKMLYFLHQLCLEKNIPCQMSLERYMKCGAGLCGSCALDGMRVCKEGPVFSGEELKGLKEFGKQRRDECGRRVRL, from the coding sequence ATGAGTGAGCGTTTCATGGTCAGCCAGACGACGGTATCGGTAGTCTCCCGTACGGAGGAGGCGGAAGGCGTCGTCACCCTGAGGTTCGATTGGGAGGCGCCCGCGGCCCCGGGGCAGTTCGTCATGGTCTGGATACCGGGCGTGGACGAGGTCCCCATGTCCTTATCGTATCTGGGGGAAAGGAAAGGCATCACGGTCAAGAACGTGGGAGAGGCCACGGAAGCGCTCACCTCCATGAAGGTCGGGGACGAGTTCGTCGTTCGCGGTCCATACGGCCGTGGCTATCACGTGCCCAAAGGCAGGATACTGGTGGTCGGCGGGGGGACTGGAATGGCCTCTTTGCTGCCGGCCATGGAACGCGTGGCGACCGACCAGGTGGACACCGCCATCGGCGCCAGGAACGTCAAGGAGCTATTGTTCGAGGAACGTGCTTCCAGAACCTCCTCCCTGGTGCGCGTGTCCACCGATGACGGCACCAAAGGGTTCGACGGCAACGCCGTGCAATTGGCCAAGGTGATGATGGAGGAACGGAACTACGACATGGTCCTGGCATGCGGTCCGGAAAAGATGCTGTACTTCCTGCACCAGCTGTGCCTGGAGAAAAACATCCCTTGCCAGATGTCCCTGGAACGCTACATGAAATGCGGCGCCGGTCTGTGCGGGTCCTGCGCCCTGGACGGAATGCGCGTCTGCAAGGAAGGGCCGGTGTTCAGCGGTGAGGAGCTGAAAGGGTTGAAGGAGTTCGGGAAGCAGCGCCGCGACGAATGCGGCCGCCGCGTCAGGTTGTGA
- a CDS encoding dihydroorotate dehydrogenase, giving the protein MVRDDRLAERERKLIRMDGMRSVMTSLKVVLAGIELNNPTMLASGIMGETGGSLLAMAKGGAGALVTKSIGSVPRQGHKNPTLVELEHGYMNAMGLPNPGIDAFGEEMAEALKGGVPIIGSIFGSSAEEFASLAKKMEEYGARAVELNLSCPHAKGYGMEMGVDPEIVAGIIKAVKCEVNVPVFAKLTPNTHRLIDVAISAEEAGADAIVAINTLKAMKIDVDVRRPVLSNRYGGLSGPAIRAVGVRCIYELFESLKIPVIGVGGVEDWRSALEYIMAGAVAVQIGSGVGRKGSSIFGDVCSGISGYMSENGLKDVSQLVGVAHE; this is encoded by the coding sequence ATGGTTCGTGATGATCGCCTCGCCGAACGAGAGAGGAAATTAATAAGGATGGATGGCATGCGCTCGGTGATGACTTCCTTGAAGGTGGTCCTGGCCGGAATTGAGCTGAACAACCCTACCATGCTGGCATCCGGTATCATGGGTGAAACAGGAGGTTCCCTATTGGCCATGGCCAAGGGAGGGGCCGGAGCCCTGGTGACCAAGTCCATCGGCAGCGTTCCGCGGCAGGGGCACAAGAACCCCACACTGGTCGAGCTGGAGCACGGCTACATGAACGCCATGGGATTGCCCAACCCGGGCATAGATGCCTTCGGAGAGGAGATGGCCGAAGCGCTCAAAGGGGGTGTGCCCATCATCGGCAGCATCTTCGGTTCGTCAGCTGAGGAGTTCGCCTCCCTGGCCAAGAAGATGGAGGAATACGGCGCCAGAGCGGTGGAGCTCAACCTCAGCTGTCCCCACGCCAAAGGATACGGCATGGAGATGGGCGTCGACCCGGAGATCGTGGCCGGGATCATCAAGGCGGTGAAATGCGAGGTGAACGTACCGGTCTTCGCAAAACTGACCCCTAACACTCACAGGCTGATCGACGTGGCCATTTCCGCAGAGGAAGCCGGCGCCGACGCCATCGTGGCCATCAACACCTTGAAGGCGATGAAGATCGACGTGGACGTGAGGCGGCCGGTACTGTCGAACCGCTATGGCGGACTCTCCGGTCCGGCCATCCGCGCCGTGGGCGTCCGCTGCATATACGAGCTGTTCGAAAGCCTGAAGATACCGGTCATCGGTGTAGGCGGTGTCGAGGATTGGCGTTCCGCCCTGGAATACATCATGGCCGGTGCCGTTGCGGTGCAGATCGGCAGCGGCGTGGGGCGCAAGGGGTCCTCGATCTTCGGGGACGTTTGCTCCGGCATCAGCGGTTACATGTCAGAGAACGGTCTCAAGGACGTCTCGCAACTTGTGGGGGTAGCGCATGAGTGA
- a CDS encoding class I SAM-dependent methyltransferase: protein MNFYGQVRRPAGVQGIMMARRMNQNHRGMMKWAMGRMDISSVERMLDLGCGGGGPLSMLSKQAPDAKYVALDLSRDMLRMTCKVNCDLNKERRLSPLRGSVSSLPFKDGSFDAVLACETTYFWPDLGQDLKECRRVLSDDGRLFLVQETWDAPQWQKRNESWQKGFRMTFHSLEGYQELLVKAGFHGIRTFTEEDEGWFVMIASPNERGN, encoded by the coding sequence ATGAATTTCTATGGTCAGGTTCGGAGACCGGCGGGGGTGCAGGGGATCATGATGGCGAGACGCATGAACCAGAACCACCGAGGGATGATGAAATGGGCCATGGGGCGAATGGACATCTCCTCCGTTGAAAGAATGCTCGACCTGGGCTGCGGCGGGGGCGGCCCGTTGTCCATGCTGAGCAAGCAGGCACCCGACGCCAAGTACGTGGCCCTGGACCTTTCCCGGGACATGCTGCGTATGACCTGCAAGGTGAACTGCGATCTCAATAAAGAACGGAGGCTGAGCCCGCTCCGGGGTTCGGTATCCTCCCTGCCGTTCAAGGACGGTTCTTTCGATGCGGTGCTCGCGTGCGAGACCACCTACTTCTGGCCGGACCTCGGTCAGGACCTCAAGGAATGCCGGCGCGTCCTCAGTGACGACGGCAGACTGTTCCTGGTCCAAGAGACCTGGGATGCGCCGCAGTGGCAGAAAAGGAACGAATCATGGCAGAAAGGGTTCAGGATGACCTTCCACAGCCTGGAAGGATACCAGGAGCTGCTGGTCAAGGCCGGCTTTCATGGCATAAGGACCTTTACAGAGGAGGACGAGGGATGGTTCGTGATGATCGCCTCGCCGAACGAGAGAGGAAATTAA
- a CDS encoding cysteine desulfurase — translation MTGMDVQKLRKDFPLYQQEKPPIYLDSACQSLRPKQVVEAMNEYYYDFPACSGRSVHRMATEVSIRIDQAREGIASFVGAPDPECIIFTKSATEAMNLVARGFPFMKGDKVVTTDMEHNSNHVPWLRLSKKIGLKRGFISFKAMESGDLEPLKEAVEKGVRLVSVVHTNNVDGCSIPLKDVVEIAHDHGALVMADGCQRVPHNPTDLKKLDVDLYAWSMHKMLGPSGAGILYGKREVLEQIEPLITGGGGVSITSYDKAEILPIPDKFESGLQNYAGMLGSGAAVRYLEQIGMEEIAQHEQHLNTLLTKELSGLPQLSLLGPADPIRRGDIFSFNLKGMLPHDVAMILDEIGMFLIRSGMHCVHPYFTSLGLEGCARASFYLYNTDEEVRKFAEGVRYLAEKFAN, via the coding sequence ATGACTGGAATGGACGTTCAAAAATTACGTAAGGACTTCCCTCTGTATCAGCAGGAGAAGCCGCCGATCTACTTGGACAGCGCCTGTCAGAGCCTGCGCCCAAAGCAGGTCGTCGAGGCCATGAACGAATATTATTACGATTTTCCGGCCTGCAGCGGCCGCAGCGTTCATAGAATGGCTACGGAAGTGTCCATCCGCATAGACCAGGCCCGGGAGGGCATCGCCTCGTTCGTCGGCGCCCCCGACCCGGAATGCATAATCTTCACCAAGAGCGCCACCGAGGCGATGAACCTGGTGGCCAGGGGATTCCCCTTCATGAAAGGTGACAAGGTGGTCACCACCGATATGGAGCATAACAGCAACCATGTCCCTTGGCTGCGGCTCTCAAAGAAGATCGGACTGAAACGTGGGTTCATCTCTTTCAAAGCAATGGAATCGGGAGATCTGGAGCCTCTGAAGGAGGCGGTGGAGAAGGGCGTCCGCCTGGTCAGCGTGGTGCACACCAACAACGTGGACGGATGCTCCATACCCTTGAAGGACGTGGTGGAGATCGCCCACGACCATGGCGCATTGGTCATGGCCGACGGATGCCAGAGGGTGCCGCACAACCCCACGGACCTGAAGAAGCTGGACGTGGACCTCTACGCCTGGTCCATGCACAAGATGCTCGGTCCGTCCGGCGCCGGCATTTTGTACGGGAAACGGGAGGTCCTGGAACAGATCGAGCCGCTGATCACCGGAGGCGGCGGCGTCTCCATAACCTCCTACGATAAGGCGGAGATATTGCCGATACCGGACAAGTTCGAGTCCGGACTGCAGAACTACGCCGGGATGCTCGGCAGCGGGGCGGCGGTGCGATATCTGGAGCAGATAGGCATGGAGGAGATCGCGCAGCACGAGCAGCACTTGAACACGCTCCTCACGAAGGAGCTGTCCGGCCTTCCCCAGCTGTCTTTGCTGGGACCAGCGGACCCCATCAGGAGAGGGGATATCTTCTCCTTTAATCTGAAAGGGATGCTGCCTCATGATGTGGCCATGATCTTGGACGAGATCGGCATGTTCCTCATCCGCTCCGGCATGCATTGCGTGCATCCCTACTTCACCAGCCTGGGATTGGAAGGGTGTGCCCGCGCCTCGTTCTACCTGTACAACACCGATGAAGAGGTCAGGAAGTTCGCCGAGGGCGTCAGATACCTGGCGGAGAAGTTCGCGAACTGA
- a CDS encoding carboxypeptidase-like regulatory domain-containing protein has product MRFVKRSISGDRKGGIEGLPLQLMIMVLVAGLGTAVLVGWMGGLSAPSAIATVNGDPSEIMITDGNMDGTFENDAVSITIFVRDQNGDAVPGASVVLDGCNVCNADGSVVYGSTDAEGKVRFDSLSVSRYGTGIGFVQVTVAKGGMGTDSSLQVPVISR; this is encoded by the coding sequence ATGAGGTTCGTAAAGAGATCGATAAGTGGGGACAGGAAGGGTGGCATCGAGGGATTGCCGCTGCAACTGATGATAATGGTGCTGGTGGCCGGGCTCGGCACAGCAGTGCTCGTGGGATGGATGGGCGGTCTTTCAGCGCCTAGCGCGATCGCCACGGTGAACGGCGATCCGTCGGAGATAATGATCACCGATGGCAACATGGACGGCACCTTCGAGAACGATGCGGTCTCGATCACCATATTCGTCCGGGACCAGAACGGAGATGCGGTTCCCGGTGCCTCTGTGGTGTTGGACGGGTGTAACGTCTGTAATGCCGACGGTTCGGTCGTTTACGGTTCGACCGACGCTGAAGGGAAGGTTCGGTTCGATTCTCTCAGCGTCTCACGCTACGGGACGGGCATAGGCTTCGTCCAAGTGACGGTGGCCAAGGGCGGCATGGGGACCGATTCTTCGCTTCAGGTGCCGGTGATCTCCCGGTGA